The following are from one region of the Cervus canadensis isolate Bull #8, Minnesota chromosome 23, ASM1932006v1, whole genome shotgun sequence genome:
- the SKA1 gene encoding spindle and kinetochore-associated protein 1, giving the protein MASDLEQLCSHINEKIGNIKKTLSLRNCGQEPTLKTILNKIGDEIIVVNELLNKLELEIQYQEQTNSSLKELFEALEEDYKDVEHLKENIPPHLPQVTVTQNFVNGSDLDPEEPVKVEEPAPAKKPPKEQRSIKEMPFITSDEFNGIPAYMKSRLTYCHINDVIREINKAVVSKYKILHQPKKSMSSVTRNLYHRFIDEETKETKGHYFVVEADIKEFTALKVDKRFHVILNILRHCRRLSEVRGKGLTRYVIT; this is encoded by the exons ATGGCCTCAGATCTGGAACAGTTATGCTCTCATATTAATGAAAAGATtggcaatattaaaaaaactctgTCATTGAGAAATTGTG GGCAAGAACCTACCTTGAAgaccattttaaataaaataggagaTGAGATCATTGTAGTAAATGAACTTCTAAATAAATTGGAATTGGAAATTCAGTATCAAGAACAAACCAACAGCTCCCTCAAG gaactCTTTGAAGCTCTCGAAGAAGATTATAAAGATGTGGAGCATCTCAAAGAAAACATCCCTCCCCATTTGCCTCAAGTAACAGTTACCCAGAATTT TGTTAATGGCTCAGATCTAGACCCTGAAGAACCGGTCAAAGTTGAGGAACCTGCACCCGCAAAGAAGCCTCCCAAAGAACAAAGAAGTATTAAAGAAATGCCATTTATAACTTCTGATGAGTTTAATGGCATTCCTGC gTACATGAAATCCCGCTTAACCTATTGTCACATTAATGATGTTATCAGAGAAATCAACAAGGCAGTTGTTAGTAAATATAAGATCCTACATCAGCCAAAAAAGTCTATGAGTTCTGTGACCAGAAATCTCTATCACAGATTTATTGATGAAGAAACGAAGGAAACCAAAG GTCATTATTTTGTAGTGGAAGCTGACATAAAGGAGTTCACAGCTTTGAAAGTCGACAAGAGGTTTCATGTGATACTGAATATTTTACGACACTGCCGGAGGCTATCAGAGGTCCGAGGGAAAGGGCTTACCCGATATGTTATAACGTAA